The Fusobacterium polymorphum genome segment AATAACAGCACCTTTTATCCATTTTCCATAAGGGTTGTAAACACATTGTAAAACTTTTGGTATAGACGCACCATCTGTAATAAAGCCTTTAAAGACTTTTATCTCATAGCCATTAATATCATAAACATAATCGTTCAACAATATTGCCTTGCCATTTGATAAAAGTCTTAGGTTTAATTTACTCTTTTCCATTTTTTAACTTTTTAAATATAGGTTGTAATTCTTCTACCACTGCGTCTATGGTATTTTCATTAATAAATATTCTTAAATGTTTTGGCAATTTAGATATAAACTCTTGTACTGCTTTTTTCTTTAAGTTACCTAAACTTTTTCCTTGTATAGATAATTCTTGTTCAATAGCTTCTCTGTTTACAGCTTCTTTACCCTCGTATCTCCACTTTAAGACTAAATAAACCACCAATGATACCACATAACCTAACACATTCCATAATAATTCTTTTTCCATAATTAAACCTCCTTAACTGTATCCACTATAAAATTAACAAATAAATTAACCACATCACTAATAATTGAAAACTTTAAAGACTCATCTAAATTACTTCCAAAAAAAGCCTCAGTTAAAATATAAGTGTCTTTTGAATTGCAAATACCATATCCACCTCTTGTCTTGGGGTCACTCAATTCAATAACACCTCTTACTTTACTATTAAATACATTTTGCAATCTAGCCAAAAAGTTAGTTGATAGTTTTTTTGCTTTTTCATTTCCTTTATAGATTAAACATTCACAACCATTAGCTTTATTATCTAAAGCACTATTAAAATGTAATTCTAAACAGTAATCATAATTGTGTTTATTTAATTCAGCCAATACTTTATTCATTTCTCTAACATAATTTTGGTTAGGCTCTCTCTCATAAATAGCAACTATATCAGGTATTTCATATTTAATCTTTTCTGCTATATTTTTCCAATAACTATATTCATCTCCAACGGTCATTGAAAAAGCACCTTTTGACTTTTTATTATGTCCTATTATTAAAGCAACTTTTTTCATAACTCACCTCCTAAATATTTGATAAGCTAAATATAATAATTATAAAAAGTATATTTTCATCTATTATAGAACATTTTTATTATACATATCTTATATTAAATATTAAATAAATAATCATTTTATAACATATTGTAATTATATTTTTAAAATAAAAATCTTATAATTATGTCTTATATTCGATATAAAAGATTATAATATATTTATATTCTATAATTATTTGATTATATAATATTAAGAAAAAATGACGCTATTAGACGCGTTTTAAGATGTTTTAAAAAGGGTAGCCATATAATAACTACCCTGACAAATTAAATTAGCTTGTAGCAAGTTTTAAATGTATTTCTTTTCTTTTGCTCTCAAACTCAACACTCGTAACCTCTTTTGGATTGACTTTTGTTTTGAAATAGTTTTCTGTATCATAAACTGATTGCACAAATGTAGTTCCAAAGAGCATTAATTGTCCTAACTCTTGTAATCCAGCTTCCATTCCAAAATTATCTTCAAAATACCAAGTGACTTTTTTGTCTACTTTCATTTCTTTTGCAATTTGTAACGCTACAATAACCGATACCATTTTAGCAATATCTGTATCTCTACATTTTTGTCTATGGTCTTTATCTTTAACTTTATAATCAAAACCATAAGCAAGTGATTTAGCTTTCAATTCATCTATTAAATCACAATAATCATCAAATTCCTTTTGATTATCTAATAACCACTTATCTTTATCCCAATACATATACTTTTGATTTCCAGCTGGTTTTGGTACTACTATTAATTTTTTATCTTTTATAAACTCTCCGTCGACTAATTGTACTGGTATATTGTTTCTTACCTTTTCTTCTTTTGTCATTTCTCTCAGTCTATCATCTTTAAATATTGGATATTCATACTTTATATCTGTAATTATCATATCTGAAGTGTATCCACTAAAATAGTCTTGTGGTTTAGCCAATACATCATCTAACTCATCTGCGTAAACTGAGAATATTAATTTATCCTTTTTATAAAAATTTATTGTTTTCATATTTTAACCTCCTATACAGCTACAGTTATTATTTGTCCTGTAAATTCTAAAGTTGTAAACCCACTTACAGTAGTAGGATAAAATTTTAACAGTTTATTGGTCACATCAATCCCCATTTCAGCTGTACCTCCTCCTTGTCCTCCACTTCCATTAACACAAGAACCTGTTACCCCTTTTAACCCTTGACAAAACCAATCAGGTAATCTAAATGTCGTTTCATAGTCATTTTTAATTATTATATTTGAAAAATATATCATTCTTAAATTTCCACAAGCAATTAATCCAAAACCACCAGTTGTATTTTTATTACTTGTAATTGTGACAACCTCAAATTTAAAATATGATAAGCTGTTTATTTTATCAGATAATGAGTTATTATCCAAAGGTTTAAAATTATTTACATTGGCAGATGTGTCGTTATTTGAATTTATACACTTATACATTTTTCTAGTATTTTTATCATAATATAAGTAGTTGATGTCTTTAACCCCCTCATCTTGTATATCTCCACCATAACCTACACAACCAGCTAATCTAGCTAACATCATACCCTCAAGAGCCTTACCCTCTTCTGTTCCGAATTGCACTATACCAGCTTTTTCTCTCGTTGCTCCTTCTTGTACTTTTGCTAATCCCTCACTTAATTTTTTAGTTTCTTTGTCTATCAACTCAGCATTATGATTAAATTGTTCTATATCATAGTATTCATTTCCAGCAGGTTGTACTAAACCTAAGTGTTCTGTATATTTACTCATTTCTATCTCCTTTCATCATAAATAGCATTATATGTTTTAGTTTTTAATTCACTATGTTTTAAATTTCCAATCTCATCAAATCTATGATATTTACCCACTATATCAGTGTCATTGTAAAGTCTAGTATCAAACAACTCAGTATGTTTCTTAGTTTTAAGAGAGTTTTGGTACAAATATCCTATTTGATTGTGAGTGTTATATCTAAATTCAACATTAAAATTCAAATGTGCGGGTTTTATAGTGGCAACTACTTTTTTAAAGTTTTCTAAATTATCAGGTATTCCTACGATACTTGTAAATTTAATTGTGAATGAATAATTAGGATTATCCTCAATAACTTCTATCTCTCCGTTAGTAAATGCTTTAGCAACTCTTGCTATCATTTCTTTAGTTGTTGTCCCATAACTTCTAAGTTTAGATATGATATTCTCTCTACGTTCTTTAAGATTACTTATTGTATCTCCAACAGTTAGTCCAAAAATACGCTCCCATATAGGTAAACTCCAAGTAGCTGTGTAGATAAAGAATTGTTTTAAAACCTCATTAGACATAATATCCAGTTCATCTAACTGTAAATCAATAGCATTTTGTAGTTCTTCAATCTCAAGTATATCTCTATAATACTTAGGCATATGTTGCATTAATCTTTTGACTTTCAACTACACCACCTCTTTATCTAATGTGATTAGAATTAATTTTGGTATTTCTTCTTCCGCTAAAGCTATATTGATTGCTCCTGTGTTGATTTTCAAGTTATCGTAGTCATTTACCCCCTCAACATTTAGCAGAATATTACCCAACTGAGCATAACTGACATAGTTTTGTTTAAACCCAACTTTTTTAAAATATTCTTTTATATCTCTTTCAAAGTCAGCTTTTACCTTATCAAAATCAATGTTTTTAGAAATTCTAGCTTTACCTGTGATTGTTATATTCTTAGGTGTAGCAGATTTAACAGTAACAGTTGCTCCTATAGGTCTAACTTGCTCTATATAATCTCTTACTCTCTGTAATAAAGGCTCATCAGCTTCTTCGATTGCACTATTTACAACAACAACCTTAACCGTACCATTACCAGCCCATAGTGGAAATACTTTAACTCCACCTACTCCCTCAACTTCCATCGCCCACTTCTTATAGTGATAGATGTTTCCTGAGGTTACAGGCTCTCTAACTTTAAAATAATATCTCTCTCTCAGTTCATCATCTGTTTCTCCATCATATCCGTCCACTGTTTCGGCAGGGTTGTTCACTTCATTTAGATTAGGTATTGTAATTGGAAAATTCACTATTGTATTTTTAGGTAGATTATAGATTTTACCAGTGTTTTCACTCTCAATATTTACCTCAACTTCTCCACTAATACCAATAGTTTTTTCTTCTGTGGTTAGATATATATATGTATCACTTGCAATTTTTGTTCCAACGGGTATTATTGTGTTAGGTGTACCTTTTATAACAACCTTACCTTTACTCTTAGTTGCTTGTTTTCTAAATACTCCTACCTCTTTACATATATTATCTAAAAATTCATCCTCAGCAGTTTCAGCAAAAGAGTTTAAAAATATATAATCTAACACATCTCTTATTTCTTCCATTTCTATGCAGACAGGTGCTAAATTATCATAAAATAATCCACCCTCACTCTTATCATAATCATCATTAACGTTAGAGAGCATATCTTTTAATATCTGTTTCCATTCTTTTTTTATTATCATAAATAACCCTCCCATTTAAAACGTGTAAAGTCTTTTAACTGTACTTCAAATTTAGTTTTTAAAGTGTGTCTTTCAAGTTTTATTTCCAAAATATTAATATCTATAATTTGTTTGTTTTTCTTCATTGTTTCAATCAGTTCTCTTTCAAATTCTGAATATAACACGGGAGTTGGAAAACGTTGACCTAATAAATTTGCTTTATATGTCATTCCATATTGATTGCTTCCATTTTCTTTATAGATATCCCACTTATATTTTTCAGTCAATAAAACCTTTTCAATCCACATTCTTACAGACCTCTCATCGTCAGTCTTAATTAATTTACCATCACTTCTCAACATTTTTTTCTTTTGAAAATCTATCAAAAATGTCTTACCATTTGTATTTTTACTTTCATTAATTATATCTTTTGAATAATCTCTAAACTCTACTTTTGGTAATATTGCCATTCTAAACTCACCTCGGGTGCGTAGTTAAACACATCAACTACAAAAAACTTATCTTCTTCCACGTTAGGAATTACAAGCACATACATACCTGCCTTTAAATTAAAAACAGTTTGTAATATGAATTTTCCTTTATCTTTATTATCTTTTTTACTTTTACTTGATTTATATGTACCACTATGTCCTGATATACTTAAATTAGTATGTCCTGCACTATCAGCACCTCCACCAGTTGTGTCTAAATTGTTTATT includes the following:
- a CDS encoding N-acetylmuramoyl-L-alanine amidase, encoding MKKVALIIGHNKKSKGAFSMTVGDEYSYWKNIAEKIKYEIPDIVAIYEREPNQNYVREMNKVLAELNKHNYDYCLELHFNSALDNKANGCECLIYKGNEKAKKLSTNFLARLQNVFNSKVRGVIELSDPKTRGGYGICNSKDTYILTEAFFGSNLDESLKFSIISDVVNLFVNFIVDTVKEV
- a CDS encoding putative phage tail protein encodes the protein MKVKRLMQHMPKYYRDILEIEELQNAIDLQLDELDIMSNEVLKQFFIYTATWSLPIWERIFGLTVGDTISNLKERRENIISKLRSYGTTTKEMIARVAKAFTNGEIEVIEDNPNYSFTIKFTSIVGIPDNLENFKKVVATIKPAHLNFNVEFRYNTHNQIGYLYQNSLKTKKHTELFDTRLYNDTDIVGKYHRFDEIGNLKHSELKTKTYNAIYDERR
- a CDS encoding baseplate J/gp47 family protein; amino-acid sequence: MIIKKEWKQILKDMLSNVNDDYDKSEGGLFYDNLAPVCIEMEEIRDVLDYIFLNSFAETAEDEFLDNICKEVGVFRKQATKSKGKVVIKGTPNTIIPVGTKIASDTYIYLTTEEKTIGISGEVEVNIESENTGKIYNLPKNTIVNFPITIPNLNEVNNPAETVDGYDGETDDELRERYYFKVREPVTSGNIYHYKKWAMEVEGVGGVKVFPLWAGNGTVKVVVVNSAIEEADEPLLQRVRDYIEQVRPIGATVTVKSATPKNITITGKARISKNIDFDKVKADFERDIKEYFKKVGFKQNYVSYAQLGNILLNVEGVNDYDNLKINTGAINIALAEEEIPKLILITLDKEVV
- a CDS encoding DUF2634 domain-containing protein; protein product: MAILPKVEFRDYSKDIINESKNTNGKTFLIDFQKKKMLRSDGKLIKTDDERSVRMWIEKVLLTEKYKWDIYKENGSNQYGMTYKANLLGQRFPTPVLYSEFERELIETMKKNKQIIDINILEIKLERHTLKTKFEVQLKDFTRFKWEGYL
- a CDS encoding DUF2577 family protein → MSDNKKSWDIALAEKFKERDNPSPIGAVLGKIILPLPNISIELLNGYGVIDADKIYLSNAITNRLEIECTMKNFESQGNKSTDCEINNLDTTGGGADSAGHTNLSISGHSGTYKSSKSKKDNKDKGKFILQTVFNLKAGMYVLVIPNVEEDKFFVVDVFNYAPEVSLEWQYYQK